One part of the Calypte anna isolate BGI_N300 chromosome 14, bCalAnn1_v1.p, whole genome shotgun sequence genome encodes these proteins:
- the TMEM238 gene encoding transmembrane protein 238, translating to MAAPGGLGRCVAAFWLALAFDALGLAVLLAGVFADVFFSDLLIYAGGIGIFFSLIWWVFWYAGNLEVPLEELRDDVGLAPPKGRGDSLLRGLVHGLSHRFSSAFSSAPRSRAAAADLELQCPGGPRGRPAESGRTC from the coding sequence ATGGCGGCCCCAGGCGGGCTGGGCCGCTGCGTGGCCGCCTTCTGGCTGGCGCTGGCTTTCGACGCGCTGGGCCTGGCGGTGCTGCTGGCCGGCGTGTTCGCCGACGTGTTCTTCTCCGACCTGCTCATCTACGCAGGGGGTATCGGCATCTTCTTCAGCCTCATCTGGTGGGTGTTCTGGTACGCGGGCAACTTGGAGGTACCGCTGGAGGAGCTGCGGGACGACGTGGGGCTGGCGCCGCCCAAGGGTCGTGGGGACAGCTTGCTGCGGGGGCTGGTGCACGGCCTCAGCCACCGCTTCTCCTCCGCATTTTCTTCCGCGCCGCGATCCCGTGCTGCGGCCGCCGACCTGGAGCTGCAGTGTCCCGGGGGCCCGCGGGGCCGCCCCGCCGAGTCCGGCAG